A genomic stretch from Azospirillum lipoferum 4B includes:
- a CDS encoding ABC transporter permease subunit, with translation MKRIGFLSWALWFGYAFLYVPIALLIVYSFNESRLVTVWSGFSTKWYAELIHNDTLLDAALLSFQVAAVSATLSVLLGTCAGLALVRFGRFRGRTLFGGMITAPLVMPEVITGLSLLLLFVAMEQWLGWPDGRGITTITIAHTTFTMSYVAVVIQSRLAGMDGSLEEAAMDLGARPAKVFFVITLPLIAPALVAGWLLAFTLSLDDVVVASFVSGPGSTTLPMVIFSSVKFGISPQINALATLMVLVVATGIFVASIVMARQERQRKRDEQMAIQNG, from the coding sequence ATGAAACGGATCGGGTTCCTGTCCTGGGCGCTGTGGTTCGGCTATGCTTTCCTCTACGTGCCCATCGCGCTGCTGATCGTCTACAGCTTCAACGAGTCGCGGCTGGTGACGGTGTGGAGCGGCTTCTCGACCAAATGGTATGCGGAGCTGATCCACAACGACACCCTGCTGGACGCGGCCCTGCTGTCCTTCCAGGTGGCGGCGGTGTCGGCGACGCTGTCGGTCCTGCTGGGCACCTGCGCCGGGCTGGCGCTGGTCCGCTTCGGGCGGTTCCGCGGCCGGACGCTGTTCGGCGGCATGATCACGGCGCCGCTGGTCATGCCGGAGGTCATCACCGGCCTGTCGCTTCTGCTGCTGTTCGTGGCGATGGAGCAATGGCTGGGCTGGCCCGACGGGCGCGGCATCACGACCATCACCATCGCCCACACCACCTTCACCATGTCCTATGTCGCGGTGGTCATCCAGTCGCGGCTTGCCGGCATGGACGGCAGCCTGGAGGAGGCGGCGATGGATCTGGGCGCCCGCCCGGCCAAGGTGTTCTTCGTCATCACCCTGCCGCTGATCGCCCCGGCGCTGGTCGCCGGATGGCTGCTGGCCTTCACCCTGTCGCTGGACGATGTGGTGGTGGCGAGCTTCGTGTCCGGTCCCGGTTCGACGACGCTGCCGATGGTGATCTTCTCCAGCGTGAAGTTCGGCATCAGCCCGCAGATCAACGCGCTGGCCACCCTGATGGTTCTGGTGGTGGCGACCGGCATCTTCGTCGCCAGCATCGTCATGGCCCGCCAGGAGCGTCAGCGCAAACGCGACGAGCAGATGGCGATACAGAACGGATGA
- the aguA gene encoding agmatine deiminase — translation MTTPNAPTPTGQGFHMPGEWARHSGCWMAWPCRPETWPEGAFDAACDAYAEVAQAISRFEPVTMVCDPADVAEASLACGPGVQILPLPISDSWIRDTGPSFVVDGKGGLAGVHWGFNAWGGNYDGCDKDRQVGRLILDHLKLPCFSAPLVMEGGSFHVDGEGTLITTEQCLLNPNRNPGLSKEEIERNLKDHLGIETVIWLGEGYQDDETDGHIDEIALFVRPGVVMAITTDDPGDPNFKIFQDNLDRLKRARDAKGRELEVIPIQQPARRDMNGVRLTLSYTNLYIANGGIVMPAFEDPADDEAYRVVRKAFPDREVVQIAAMDIVRGGGGIHCITQQQPLP, via the coding sequence ATGACGACACCGAACGCCCCGACGCCGACGGGTCAAGGCTTCCACATGCCCGGCGAATGGGCGCGCCACAGCGGTTGCTGGATGGCGTGGCCATGCCGGCCGGAAACCTGGCCAGAGGGCGCTTTCGACGCTGCATGCGACGCCTACGCCGAGGTCGCGCAGGCCATTTCCCGGTTCGAGCCGGTGACAATGGTGTGCGACCCGGCGGATGTGGCCGAAGCATCGCTCGCCTGCGGTCCCGGCGTTCAGATCCTGCCGCTGCCGATCAGCGATTCCTGGATTCGCGATACCGGTCCCAGCTTCGTCGTCGACGGCAAGGGCGGGCTGGCCGGCGTCCATTGGGGCTTCAACGCCTGGGGCGGCAATTACGACGGCTGCGACAAGGACCGGCAGGTCGGCCGCTTGATTCTCGACCACCTCAAGCTCCCCTGCTTTTCCGCCCCGCTGGTGATGGAGGGCGGCTCGTTCCATGTGGACGGGGAGGGGACGCTGATCACCACGGAACAATGCCTTCTGAACCCTAACCGCAATCCCGGCCTGTCGAAGGAGGAGATCGAGCGGAACCTGAAGGACCATCTCGGCATCGAGACGGTCATCTGGCTGGGCGAGGGCTATCAGGACGACGAGACCGACGGCCATATCGACGAGATCGCGCTGTTCGTGCGTCCCGGCGTGGTGATGGCGATCACCACCGACGATCCCGGCGACCCCAATTTCAAGATCTTCCAGGACAACCTCGACCGGCTGAAGCGCGCCCGCGACGCCAAGGGCCGCGAACTGGAGGTCATCCCGATCCAGCAGCCCGCACGCCGCGACATGAATGGCGTGCGCCTGACCCTGTCCTACACCAACCTCTACATCGCCAATGGCGGCATCGTCATGCCCGCCTTCGAGGATCCGGCCGACGACGAGGCCTACCGCGTCGTCCGCAAGGCCTTCCCCGACCGCGAGGTGGTGCAGATCGCCGCCATGGACATCGTGCGCGGCGGCGGCGGCATCCACTGCATCACCCAGCAGCAGCCGCTTCCCTGA
- a CDS encoding ABC transporter permease subunit, whose translation MRTVVSILVSGLSRIGLWGRGVVVAIPYLWLMLFFLVPFLIVFGISFSESIIAQPPYSSLVEWLTDEDAGTSKLQVLLNISNYFRLGGDDLYILAYLNSLKIAAVTTLFCLLIGYPMAYAIAKAEPARRGPLMMLVILPFWTSFLIRIYAWIGILKGNGVISNLLEWAGITSGPVEILYSDWAVYIGMTYCYLPFMVLPLYSTLEKMDPSLLEAAADLGSRPFKSFLSITLPLSLPGIVAGSLLVFIPAVGEFVTPELLGGPDTLMIGRVLWNEFFANRDWPVASAVAIALLLVLVVPIMIFQHVQGKQAEAGR comes from the coding sequence ATGAGGACGGTCGTCTCCATCCTCGTTTCCGGGCTCAGCCGGATCGGGCTGTGGGGCCGCGGCGTGGTCGTCGCCATCCCCTATCTGTGGTTGATGCTGTTCTTCCTGGTGCCCTTCCTGATCGTCTTCGGCATCAGCTTTTCCGAATCGATCATAGCCCAGCCGCCCTATTCGTCGCTGGTGGAATGGCTGACCGACGAGGATGCCGGCACCTCCAAGCTGCAGGTCCTGCTGAACATCAGCAATTACTTCCGGCTGGGTGGGGACGACCTCTACATCCTCGCCTACCTGAACTCGCTGAAGATCGCGGCGGTCACCACGCTGTTCTGCCTGCTCATCGGCTATCCCATGGCCTACGCCATCGCCAAGGCCGAGCCGGCGCGGCGCGGGCCGCTGATGATGCTGGTGATCCTGCCCTTCTGGACCAGCTTCCTGATCCGCATCTATGCCTGGATCGGCATCCTCAAGGGCAACGGCGTCATCAGCAATCTGCTGGAGTGGGCGGGCATCACCAGCGGCCCGGTGGAGATCCTCTATTCCGACTGGGCGGTCTATATCGGCATGACCTATTGCTACCTGCCCTTCATGGTGCTGCCGCTCTATTCGACGCTTGAGAAGATGGACCCCAGCCTGCTGGAGGCGGCGGCCGATCTCGGCTCGCGGCCCTTCAAGTCCTTCCTGTCGATCACTCTGCCGCTGTCGCTGCCGGGCATCGTCGCCGGCTCGCTGCTGGTCTTCATCCCGGCGGTGGGCGAGTTCGTGACGCCGGAACTGCTTGGCGGTCCCGACACGCTGATGATCGGCCGCGTGCTGTGGAACGAGTTCTTTGCCAACCGCGACTGGCCGGTGGCATCGGCCGTCGCCATCGCGCTTCTGCTGGTCCTGGTGGTGCCGATCATGATCTTCCAGCATGTGCAGGGCAAACAGGCGGAGGCCGGCCGATGA
- a CDS encoding sulfatase-like hydrolase/transferase, whose protein sequence is MTENTSRPQRNGSRPNILLISVDQYRYPRFSYGPNGGLAEPLKRILGFRGEADVGENEYARYFPGLTRLRRNAVALHNHTIASSACTPSRAVMFTGQYGNRTGVTQTDGMFKDGNAPQFPWLEADGHPTMGHWMQAIGYSSHYFGKWHVSNPAGHSLQRYGFSDWELSYPEPHGAAINNLGIYRDAGFADNACLFLRRRGLALPYNYGVSADEARPGPNTPATDAAQRPWFAVVSFTNPHDIATYPTVVSQALPPTDGSAAKTQPVFGPLDVPLQGQSSLPPTEGTMSMPLNSQGFPQDCAGKIPTWNEDLSTKPSCQFDAAYKIGLALSAKASHGAVSAAGNVAGTADWEAAVALALKFTIPFQLSEDPEGYSIQLLQFYAWLHSQVDPQINRVLQALEDSGQAENTIVIFVADHGELGAAHNMMLEKWHVAYEEAVHVPMVVRFPTSMGGDGNTLRHVDTVTSHADLVPTVLGLTGVGQESLDEAAAKLAERHTMAPFPGVDLTPVLKTPDTPVTYPDGQPREGVLFMTDDEVTQPAEGGRLTQPDYYGAYEVYCQTVEAVRTGGFSVKSVPELSPGPVRQPNHIRCVRTDNAKLARYFDPANPLLLEWEMYDLTRDPNEETNLVQVKGRAPTARTDLETLPGWYDVATVQAEADRLAALLADVEKRAGLDVQPSVPVEETVPA, encoded by the coding sequence ATGACTGAAAATACCAGCCGCCCCCAGCGCAATGGTTCTCGGCCCAACATCCTTCTGATCTCCGTCGATCAATACCGCTACCCGCGCTTCTCCTATGGTCCCAATGGCGGACTGGCAGAACCGCTGAAGCGGATCCTGGGATTCCGGGGCGAGGCGGACGTGGGCGAGAACGAATATGCCCGCTACTTTCCCGGCCTGACCCGGCTGCGCAGGAACGCGGTGGCTCTGCACAACCACACCATCGCGTCCAGCGCCTGCACCCCCAGCCGTGCGGTGATGTTCACCGGCCAGTACGGCAACCGCACCGGCGTGACCCAGACCGACGGCATGTTCAAGGACGGCAACGCGCCGCAATTCCCGTGGCTGGAGGCCGACGGCCATCCCACCATGGGCCATTGGATGCAGGCCATCGGCTATTCCTCCCATTATTTCGGCAAATGGCATGTCAGCAACCCGGCCGGCCATTCGCTCCAGCGTTACGGCTTCTCCGATTGGGAGCTGTCCTATCCGGAGCCCCATGGGGCGGCCATCAACAACCTGGGCATCTACCGCGACGCCGGTTTCGCCGACAACGCCTGCCTGTTCCTGCGCCGCCGCGGACTGGCGCTGCCCTACAATTACGGGGTTTCCGCCGACGAGGCGCGGCCCGGCCCCAACACCCCCGCCACCGACGCCGCCCAGCGCCCGTGGTTCGCGGTGGTGTCCTTCACCAATCCCCACGACATCGCCACATATCCCACGGTGGTTTCCCAGGCCCTGCCGCCGACCGATGGAAGCGCGGCAAAGACCCAACCGGTGTTCGGCCCGCTCGACGTGCCTCTCCAGGGTCAGTCGTCGCTCCCGCCGACCGAGGGCACCATGTCGATGCCGCTCAACTCGCAGGGCTTCCCGCAGGATTGCGCTGGCAAGATCCCCACCTGGAACGAGGATCTGTCGACCAAGCCGTCCTGCCAGTTCGACGCCGCCTACAAGATCGGACTGGCCCTGTCCGCCAAGGCGAGCCACGGCGCCGTCAGCGCCGCCGGCAACGTGGCCGGGACCGCCGACTGGGAAGCCGCGGTGGCGTTGGCCCTGAAATTCACCATTCCGTTCCAGCTTTCCGAGGATCCTGAGGGGTACAGCATCCAGCTCCTGCAATTCTACGCCTGGCTGCATTCCCAGGTCGATCCCCAGATCAACCGCGTGCTCCAGGCCCTGGAGGATTCCGGGCAGGCCGAAAACACCATCGTCATCTTCGTGGCCGACCACGGCGAGTTGGGAGCGGCCCACAACATGATGCTGGAGAAGTGGCACGTCGCCTATGAGGAGGCCGTGCATGTGCCGATGGTGGTCCGGTTCCCGACCTCGATGGGCGGCGACGGGAACACGCTGAGGCATGTGGATACCGTGACCAGCCATGCCGACCTCGTGCCCACCGTGCTGGGCCTGACCGGCGTCGGCCAGGAGTCCCTGGACGAGGCGGCGGCCAAGCTGGCCGAACGCCACACCATGGCACCGTTTCCCGGCGTCGATCTGACCCCGGTGCTGAAGACCCCCGACACGCCGGTGACCTACCCCGACGGCCAGCCGCGCGAAGGCGTGCTGTTCATGACCGACGACGAGGTGACCCAGCCCGCCGAGGGAGGCCGGCTTACCCAGCCGGACTACTACGGCGCGTACGAGGTATACTGCCAGACAGTCGAGGCCGTGCGCACCGGCGGATTCAGCGTCAAGAGCGTGCCTGAACTGTCCCCCGGCCCGGTGCGCCAGCCCAACCACATCCGGTGCGTGCGCACCGATAACGCCAAGCTGGCCCGCTACTTCGACCCGGCGAACCCGCTCCTGCTGGAATGGGAGATGTACGATCTGACCCGGGATCCAAACGAAGAGACCAATCTCGTGCAGGTGAAGGGACGGGCCCCCACGGCGCGCACGGACCTGGAGACTCTGCCCGGCTGGTACGACGTCGCGACGGTCCAGGCCGAAGCCGACCGCCTCGCCGCCTTGCTGGCGGATGTGGAGAAGCGTGCGGGGCTGGACGTGCAGCCTTCCGTTCCGGTGGAAGAGACGGTGCCGGCATAA